From a single Haemorhous mexicanus isolate bHaeMex1 chromosome 29, bHaeMex1.pri, whole genome shotgun sequence genomic region:
- the SEMA6B gene encoding semaphorin-6B: MAPPARVPLVLLLLLAAERTARGTFPEEPGPIAVAPPDYVKHYPVFVGHGTARPGGPEGGGTQRLNIQRILKVNRTLFIGDRDNVYRVSLEPSGAAELRYHRKLTWRSNQHDISICRMKGKHEAECRNFVKVLLVRNESLLFVCGTNAFNPVCANYSMDTLEPVGDNISGMARCPYDPKHANVALFTGGMLFTATVTDFLAIDAVIYRSLGDSPTLRTVKHDSKWFKEPYFVHAVEWRSHVYFFFREIAMEFNYLEKVVVSRVARVCKNDMGGSQRVLEKQWTSFLKARLNCSVPGDSHFYFNVIQAVTDILELDGRPVVLAVFSTPTNSIPGSAVCAFDMTQVAAVFEGRFREQKSPESIWTPVPEDMVPKPRPGCCASPGMRYNSSSAFPDEILNFVKTHPLMDEAVPALGNAPWILRTMTRYQLRRIVVDNAAGPWGNHTVVFLGSSTGTVLKFLILPNATRSTLPTAPGSQSVFLEEFETYQPGRCGRDTEDERRLLGLELDKAAGSLLLAFPPCVARVPVARCQQHSGCMKNCLGSRDPYCGWTPEGSCIFLEPSPRVAFEQDIAGGSTSHLGECEGLVTESFVDEPDGLVSVNLLVISSVAAFVIGAVISGFSVCWFIGHRDRKELARRKDKETILAHSESVVSVSRLGERRARGALLAPLMPNGWPKELGKVTQHDLDSGVLPTPEQTPLQQKRCPGALQNCTWEQSHNIINAALRDPGGSGPAGAGRGHGGSGRPPRGIPLSCHAILVDQELEAELSDSSGDGHWGRDPQEGPRTRQHPPAGARRPPRSSYGDFGGTPHPSPERRRVVSAPSGEGGDFTEGPPWHPEQLNFNANNGTGRPGAHLKRNHTFNSGEAAAGGYGRHGTAARAARAPGTPRPLTDLHHLLRYGVERTPSGK, from the exons ATGGCACCCCCAGCCCGCGtccccctggtgctgctgctgctgctggcggcCGAGAGGACGGCGAGGGGCACCTTCCCCGAGGAGCCCGGGCCCATCGCCGTGGCCCCCCCGGACT ATGTGAAGCACTACCCCGTGTTCGTGGGGCATGGCACCGCCCGCCCGGGGGGCCCCGAGGGGGGGGGCACCCAGCGCCTCAACATCCAGCGCATCCTCAAGGTCAACAGGACCCTCTTCATCGGGGACAG ggacaaTGTCTATCGGGTCAGCCTGGAGCCCAGCGGGGCCGCTGAGCTGCGCTACCACCGG AAACTGACGTGGCGCTCGAACCAGCACGACATCAGCATCTGCAGGATGAAGGGCAAGCACGAG GCAGAGTGCCGAAATTTCGTcaaggtgctgctggtgaggaaCGAGAGCCTCCTGTTCGTCTGTGGCACCAACGCCTTCAACCCCGTCTGCGCCAACTACAGC ATGGACACGCTGGAGCCCGTCGGGGACAACATCAGCGGCATGGCGCGGTGTCCCTACGACCCCAAGCACGCCAACGTGGCCCTGTTCACAG GGGGGATGCTCTTCACCGCCACGGTGACGGATTTCCTGGCCATCGACGCCGTCATCTACCGCAGCCTCGGGGACAGCCCCACCCTGCGCACCGTCAAACACGACTCCAAGTGGTTCAaag aGCCCTACTTCGTGCACGCCGTGGAATGGAGGAGCCACGTCTACTTCTTCTTCCGGGAGATCGCCATGGAGTTCAACTACCTGGAGAAG GTGGTGGTGTCTCGGGTGGCCCGGGTGTGCAAGAACGACATGGGGGGCTCGCAGCGGGTGCTGGAGAAGCAGTGGACGTCCTTCCTCAAGGCCCGGCTCAACTGCTCCGTGCCGGGCGATTCCCACTTCTACTTCAACGTCATCCAAGCCGTGACGGACATCCTGGAGCTGGACGGGCGCCCCGTGGTCCTGGCCGTGTTCTCCACGCCCACCAACAG CATTCCCGGCTCCGCCGTCTGCGCCTTCGACATGACCCAGGTGGCCGCGGTCTTCGAGGGACGCTTCCGGGAGCAGAAATCACCCGAGTCCATCTGGACACCCGTGCCAGAGGACATGGTGCCAAAGCCACG GCCCGGGTGCTGCGCGTCCCCGGGGATGCGCTACAACTCCTCCAGCGCCTTCCCCGACGAGATCCTCAACTTCGTCAAGACGCACCCGCTGATGGACGAGGCGGTGCCGGCCCTGGGCAACGCCCCCTGGATCCTCCGCACCATGACCCG GTACCAGCTCCGTAGGATCGTGGTGGACAACGCGGCGGGGCCGTGGGGCAACCACACCGTGGTGTTCCTGGGCTCCAGCACCGGCACCGTGCTCAAGTTCCTCATCCTTCCCAACGCCACCAGAAGCactctgcccactgcccccgGCAGCCAGAGCGTCTTCCTGGAGGAGTTTGAGACCTACCAGCCCGGGAG gtgtggccGGGACACGGAGGACGAGCGGcggctcctggggctggagctggacaaGGCTGCGGGGTCGCTGCTGCTGGCCTTCCCCCCGTGCGTGGCCAGGGTGCCCGTGGCTCGCTGCCAGCAGCACTCGGGCTGCATGAA GAACTGCCTGGGGAGCCGGGATCCCTACTGTGGCTGGACACCTGAGGGCTCCTGCATCTTCctggagcccagccccag GGTGGCCTTCGAGCAGGACATCGCCGGCGGCAGCACGTCCCACCTGGGCGAGTGCGAGG GGCTGGTGACGGAGAGCTTCGTGGACGAGCCGGACGGGCTGGTGTCGGTGAACCTCCTGGTGATCTCCTCCGTCGCCGCCTTCGTCATCGGCGCCGTCATCTCCGGCTTCAGCGTGTGCTGGTTCATCGGGCACCGGGACCGCAAGGAGCTGGCGCGGCGCAAGGACAAGGAGACGATCCTGGCGCACAGTGAGTCGGTGGTGAGCGTCAGCCGCCTGGGCGAGCGGCGGGCGCGCGGAGCTCTGCTGGCCCCGCTCATGCCCAACGGGTGGCCCAAGGAGCTGGGCAAGGTCACCCAGCACGACCTGGACTCGGGGGTGCTGCCCACGCCGGAGCAGACCCCGCTGCAGCAGAAACGCTGCCCCGGCGCCCTCCAAAACTGCACCTGGGAGCAGAGTCACAACATCATCAACGCGGCTTTGCGGGACCCTGGAGGCTCCGGCCCCGCGGGCGCCGGGCGAGGGCACGGCGGCTCCGGCCGCCCGCCGCGGGGCATCCCCCTCTCCTGCCACGCCATCCTGGTGGACCAGGAGCTGGAGGCCGAACTCAGCGACTCCTCAGGTGACGGGCACTGGGGTCGAGACCCTCAGGAGGGGCCCCGCACCCGGCAGCACCCACCCGCcggcgcccgccgcccgccccgcagcTCCTACGGCGACTTCGGCGGGACGCCGCACCCCAGCCCCGAGCGCCGGCGGGTGGTCTCGGCACCCAGCGGGGAGGGGGGAGACTTTACCGAGGGGCCGCCCTGGCACCCCGAGCAGCTGAACTTCAACGCCAACAACGGCACGGGCCGCCCCGGCGCCCACCTCAAGAGGAACCACACGTTCAACAGCGgcgaggcggcggcgggcggctaCGGGCGGCACGGGACGGCAGCCCGGGCAGCGCGGGCACCGGGCACCCCGCGGCCGCTGACGGACCTGCACCACCTCCTGCGCTACGGCGTGGAGCGGACTCCCTCGGGAAAATAG